The window CTTCAAAGGTTTAAAAGTTCTGACAGCAGGTATTCCTTTATCAACTCCACATCCTCAAACAATATATAAAGGTATAGACAGAATAGTTGAACTCGAACTTGATGGTATGGAGATAGAATTCGTACACGGTGTAAGGACTAAAGATAGTGAAATGATTAAAATAGGAGAGTACGGCAAAAATAAGAACATTGTTTTTACAGCACATGCTCCCTATTATATCAATCTAAACGCAAAAGAAAAAGAAAAGTATATTAAGAGTAAAGAACACATAAAGAAGACAATAATGGCTCTTGAAAAAGCAAATGGTTGGAGTATGGTTTTCCATCCGGCTTTTTACCTAGAAGATCACCCCCATATAGTTTTATCAAAAGTTATAAAAGCTATCGAAGAAATAAATAGTGAGTTAAAAGAACTAGGGCATAATTTCAACGTATGGATCAGACCTGAAACTATGGGAAAACCTTCACAATTTGGATCACTCGAAGAAGTAGTTGAAGTATCAAAACATTTCGACAATGTACTACCTTGCATAGATTTCTCTCATCTTTACGCAAGAACTATAGGCGGGTACAATACAGAAAAAGAAATATATGAAATATTCGAATACATAGGCAAAGAACTCGGAGATCAAGCTCTAAAAAATATGCACATACATCTAAGCGGTATAGAATACGGCCCTAAAGGAGAAAAATTTCACAACACTTTTGATGAAACAAAGTTTAACTACAAATTTGTAATAAAAGCACTTAAATACTTTGAAGTCGAAGGAGTTATAATAAGCGAAAGCTCAAATATTGAATATGACGCTCTAATTATTAAGAATTTATATAATTCCGAAAATGTTGAATAGAGGACAACAGAGGTTAGAATATGGAACCAAAATCACAAATGAAGAAAATACCAGTAGAAGAGTTAAAACCTGGGATGGTCTTCAGCAGAACTCTTTTTGGTGATAACTACGAAATACTACTCGAACCAAATACACCAATCACCCAACGGATAATAGACGATATAAAAAGAAAAGGTATAAAATTTGTCGAAACCACAGGTGATCTAAAAGGTATAGTAAAGGTAAAAGAAGAAGATCATATAACCCAAGATGTACTATCAACAGAAATAGAAAAACTTGAAACATTTTACAAATCAATAGTCAGTAGTATAGATTCAATATACACAAATTATAAATCTACAAAAGAAATATATCCTGAAAAAGTACAAACTCTAGTTGAAACAATAATTGGTAAAATTAAAGAAATAAAAGATAGAAACATATTTATAGGATTAGTTCACAAATCAGAAGGATCAAAATACTTACCAAGCCATGTAGCTAACCTAACTATATTAGGACTATTATTAGGACAAGAATTACAATACCCCGAACAAAAACTAAAATTACTAGCAACAGGACTCATTCTAATGGACATAGGCATGATATTTGTACCTATGACCATACTCGAAAGAGAATCAAAACTAACTCCAGAAGAGTATAACAAAATAAAAGCACATACAGTACTAGGATACAAAGCAGTAGTTCAGGAAAATAACTTTTCTCCAGAAGTTGGTAGAATATGTCTCGAACATCACGAAAGATGGGATGGATCAGGATATCCTAGAAAACTTGAAAAACTCCAGATATCAGAATACGCTAGAATAGCAGGAATAGTAGACACTTATGAAGCAATGATTAGAAAAAGAGTTTATAGAGATAGAATGATGTCATTCGAAGCAATGAAAAATATACTCGCAGAAGGAAGCACAAAGTTTGATCCAGATATACTAAAAGTGTTCATAAGAATGATGTCAATATATCCTGTAGGATCATATGTCATGCTAAATACAAGAGCAATAGCAAAGGTAATATCATCAGATCCAGCATCTCCATTCAGGCCAATTGTCAAAGTCATATACGACGAATTCGGTACAAAAATCGATGATGGAGAAATAATAAAACTTTCAGAAGAAAATAATATATACATAATAAAACCCGTAAAAGAAGAAGGAATAG of the Brevinematales bacterium genome contains:
- a CDS encoding HD domain-containing protein, yielding MEPKSQMKKIPVEELKPGMVFSRTLFGDNYEILLEPNTPITQRIIDDIKRKGIKFVETTGDLKGIVKVKEEDHITQDVLSTEIEKLETFYKSIVSSIDSIYTNYKSTKEIYPEKVQTLVETIIGKIKEIKDRNIFIGLVHKSEGSKYLPSHVANLTILGLLLGQELQYPEQKLKLLATGLILMDIGMIFVPMTILERESKLTPEEYNKIKAHTVLGYKAVVQENNFSPEVGRICLEHHERWDGSGYPRKLEKLQISEYARIAGIVDTYEAMIRKRVYRDRMMSFEAMKNILAEGSTKFDPDILKVFIRMMSIYPVGSYVMLNTRAIAKVISSDPASPFRPIVKVIYDEFGTKIDDGEIIKLSEENNIYIIKPVKEEGIEK
- a CDS encoding TIM barrel protein, with protein sequence MISKNFKGLKVLTAGIPLSTPHPQTIYKGIDRIVELELDGMEIEFVHGVRTKDSEMIKIGEYGKNKNIVFTAHAPYYINLNAKEKEKYIKSKEHIKKTIMALEKANGWSMVFHPAFYLEDHPHIVLSKVIKAIEEINSELKELGHNFNVWIRPETMGKPSQFGSLEEVVEVSKHFDNVLPCIDFSHLYARTIGGYNTEKEIYEIFEYIGKELGDQALKNMHIHLSGIEYGPKGEKFHNTFDETKFNYKFVIKALKYFEVEGVIISESSNIEYDALIIKNLYNSENVE